AATTTATCCATCCATCCtacatatacatatgtatatacgggttccccgggcgtctaacaattTCAACAAGAGCGACAAGCAGTGGGGGTTTTAGTTCGGTTATAGCCCTATGCAGGTGGGGAGCCCACGAAACCTCCGGCCTGCCCAAGGAAAAAAAAGCTAGGTACAGGTCGTGGACGTACTTGGGCAAAGGTTTCTCCCAGTGGTTGTCGAGACGGTTGACCCTCATGATTGCACCCAGTCGCTGCAGCAAGCTGAAGTTGTCGCTCTGGATCTTGTTCTTGCGGTCCAGCTCGCGCTGACACTTCTTGAGCTTCAGCGCCACATGCGGGCGCGCGGCCGGCGAGCGGGCGTCGATGGCCGGCAGCGCCGAGTGCACCTGCGGGGCAACGAACCCGTCACGACACATCCCTTCCAAACTTCCCTCCACACACGACACTTAGTCGTGCTGtcaatcatttatttgtttgcaaCGAACAGCCAAATAGATACCTAGATATAATAAATTTGCTATGGTAACATTCAGGATGAAAGCTATGAATCCTATCTTATTTCAAAAGCATTTGGAACATCCAACTGAACAGATCATTGTCAACATAGCTAGGTATTTAAGGTACAGGTGTAACTAGGTACCTTAGTTTCAACTCGAGCAAGCCACCGTATGCCGGAACAAAAGACAGACAATAAAGTGGAGTGGAGTGAAGAAGTTTACTTATGTGTTTGGGAACCATACAAATTAAGAGAACTAAATACCTACCCATGGAAATAGGAAGTCAGAAGACAGTGCTTACCTTAGATCTGTGGTCTTTAAATCTACGATCCTCCCAGGGTTGAACGAGTAATTTTTCCCTTCTCGACAGCATATTACCTAGGTTTATAGGTTTAGCAAACAGGGATACAAAAAAGGTTACTAAACATTCATTCATGTGTCTAAAAAGTATGCACAAGAAACGCTTGTTATTTTGCCAATGATCGATGCTATACCTACCGTTGCCAGGTAAACTTATTTCGTTTATTCTTTAAAGATGCCATGTTGTGACAGCAAATAAAAGTACAGTTTTCCCCACGCCTCCCCTTTCCGCGAGTGTCGTACATGACAACTAAGGTAATATAGCGCAGAACTGCGTTCACTATACTTCTCCTACCATCTCCTGTGATAACCAACGTCTTCACAGCGTGGTAAAAAAATGGGCAAacgggagaggcctttagtagTTTAAATGAGTAACCCGTGTAGCTGACAAAATAGCTAAATAGTTCAATTCTGTGGCGTCACGACTACATGGCATATTAATATCCTGGCTAGCTACTAAGCAGAGATTGTTGCTTAATACCAAAGGGCCTGTTATCATTATGACTATTTGTGAATGACATGCATTCTAAAAATCACTGGTACGCGTGGGATAGCGTACGAACGTCCCCTCCACCACCCATGCCGATCTTCAGCGTGATTTCTCAAAAGGTTTGTGACAGGCGTAATTTTCGCGATCATTGCTGTCAAACTTAACTTTcgcaaacaaaaacataaattacgCAAATATTACAAGGCTAACGTAAGCTTCGAGATATTGATTTAATACATTACTAACTGCTACGACTTGCCTTCACTGTTTTCGTCTCAGGTTAGGTACCGAACTTAGAttggattaaaaataacttgACGTGATTGGAGCCTTTAAATACTATAACTATATAGTAAACACCAATCTGGCCAACCTGTTAGGATATGACAGTAGCCATCCCTATCGGTTTTTAATAGACTAAATTTAAATGGCTTGGCGGCACGTATTTAGCTGGTAGGGttgtaacaagccacggccaaagactcCCATCATAGACCAGAcagagaaaattaataaattatagattttcaaattgttcgaacccaggacctgcTTCATTGAAGCCctcgccactgcgccaggggGGGTGGTCAAACGACTTTTATCagataggtattaaataaaaacacagtttgcaaattaataaataaattataatgtttaatattatacactGCCCTTACAATGGTATCATAATATGCTCGTTACATCGgatatatactaataattatacatCAAAACATACAAACGCATCGATTACatgtacaaacaaataaaaaatatacctcgttgagcaatataaaaaataaaaactcataaaAATCACTCTTTAAACTTAAACCTAGATATTCTATCGAGTTTTATCAATAACTGCTTTTATTTTGTGGAATttggtacataaaaaaaaccgtaattgaTACAGTCAACATCAAATATATCTCTACAATGTTgaacagaagcaggcgttactttgcggaattccaccATATACGATAAACACCAAGCTCAAATGGCTACAATCCGCGTACCTACTATAGAAAATGaagattttttcttttcaagacatctgtttttaataaatacggaTCGGCAGATTAGTTCCGGTAATATAATAGAACAAAAGATCCACGTATCTGACACGTctaagattaaaatataaagtcaTTCACTAATATAAGGAAGGCATATTAAAACCatatgattttcataatataagttcAATATCCAAATTGTATTATGTACGTTATACTTTATGTATTTGAATCtatacattttagtatttatgtatatattacaacactcttggcactatcccgttctcttgctgcaagtcctgtctacaaatgttgcatgtaagagattgcttgcgattgctagcgataaggccacctttgcatgtctactttGTGttctgtatactccttactgtttcctgtatgttatacgtgcgaTAAAGTGTGTCTTCTTAAGAAGGAACTACGCTCGTTTTAACCATggaattagtttaaatatcgcttgaatacttatttactttacttattaCTTTACGTAATTGTTGAATGTCCCATGTCTCAGGCATTTAGTTACCTATAAGAGATTTAGCACGCTGCTAAAAGGCAGGTCGGCGGCCACAAGAAAAGAACTATGATTCTAAGACAAGAAATACCAGTTCtgatttattttgatgttgactgaacaaataataatgtataaaagcGTGGGAATGTAAATCAGCGTTAATTCTCATACGTTACTTTGGCAATGGttccaatataaaattaaatcgaGTCTGCAAATATTGTGGTTACTAAAGTCCGTTCCACGATAGCTTATAGGTACGTCATAATGAGATGCCTACACGTTTGTTTCTCAtccattttattgtttaaaagaataaaacagCCGCACCCATGTGGAATTGTTATCATAACTCACGAAGACCGTATAGATACTAGCTTAGATCGGTATTGTGCTCATTGTTCTAATTTGAGAATCCATTGACATTCCGCTAGCACGTTCAATAAATGTACACGCAAGACTAGTCTTTATTCTGCACTACTAACATCGATGCTAAACTATCTTCGTGTACAAGATGAATAATACCAGCAGGCCAATTCTGTATCTCGGttaacaccaaatttagctaACCACGGTGGAAAGTTGCCACGCAATAACCTTTCAAATCCATATTTCGCATTCTGAAATCTAAGTTGCCAATTGAGctattttaaaatcggtttgcAGATACAATCAGTTATGCATAGTTATGATTTGCGGCGACTTAAAGGTGTAGAATGAGATACAGAATAGCCCTGCATTATCGTCAGCTATCGTGGAATGAaatttacatatacatatatcctTTTAAAAAACGCAAAATCCACACACACACTCCAACGTATAGTTAAATTTACACTaactgtataatttattttaatcatttccaatcattattatactttatacaGAAATAAAACGTTACATCCACTGACCTCTCCTTAGGATAGATAATACGTTGCGACTTGTCTAACTGTTTTACTGGTTGTCAATTGGTCGGCACTTGTGGTAAATTTTGTACAGATATGTCACCCGCTCGCCAATTAGTTAATCAATTAGAAATATCATATTTCAGGGCTCTGTATACTTGAGTAGATATATACTCCAGTAGCTGATCAACCGAACTTGCCCGTTTACTCATACCGTGTGAATTAGTCttaattaatagaaatatttatattataatataaaatgtaattttttaatgttcCGTCAGCCTATTGTGGAGATAAGCCTAGTTCACACAGTGTCCGTTTACTCGCACCGTGTGAATTAGACTTAATaagtagatattatattaagCCTACAAATTGCACGAACCACCAAATCCTTAAGAATATCTCCACAAAAGGCCGactaaactttaaaaattacaattttttgcaTATAATGTTAGCACTTAGTACTGCCATCACGAGATTTCCTTTCTGGCCAATGAAGAAAACTCTCTATATTTGAGGACACAcgtcataaattaaaataccttgcattttattttttgtccttAATATTTAGAGTTACTAAAGCTAGGCTACTGTGACGAGATATAGAACGTAAGAAACTTTGACGATAACACGTACGAGAGAAAAGGGCAGATATAATAACTGCCCGGTCTTTCGGAGGCTATCAACGTCgaagtttgtttaaaatttgtcTCGTCGCATTGGCATCGATTTATTTAGGGCGCCACACAGCGGAGCGGAGCGTAGGTGCGCTCCAATAGACCAATAATTGAGATTAACAGATATTGAACATGTGCGGAGATTTATGCACAATCTCCAAACATGGTCATATGTATCAAAGTATTGCTATCCTTTTTCTAATGTTCCTTTGGATAGAGGATAGCATTAAACCCTGTTCAAGCTATGACAAATCCCACGTGGGACGGAATTAGCTCGCTTTGCACCTCTGATTGGTCTATTTGTGCGGTTTCCGGTTCAGTTCAAACGCGCCAGTGTCAGCGAGGTCAGTGGTATCATCCCatgtaaaattattgttttttcattGGGAAGACTGTTCGGATAAGAAGCGATATTAACATATGGTGGGAAGTGAATACGGGAGTTAGATGCGTTAAGCTTCCGCCATACTGAACGCAGGGCGGCAGCGGTTGGGGTTTATAAGCGGACTCGAGCGTTTGTTTTACATGGAACTAAAAGAGATATGGAAGACGGCTCTGATAAAGTAACTCCTTAGATGCATACATTCTATTTGGCAAGCAAATTGTTCATCTTGCCGAAAATTACAATTGCTAAAacattatttcttattaaaaaaatatagtacgtGTTTAGTTCTATCAAAATATTACAtctgtatttataaacattactttttagtttcaCAGTGGTTCTGCGTTCACTGAGCAGGTTCTCACCAGAATTAGAAGATTGTACCATTgtgtatagtatttatttatcacgtTGTCTTAGTTAAAAGTAATGTATGTGACCAAATGGTATACCAAggcagttttttaattaattcagacATAATTCGCGCAGAACGTAAGTtaccaaagaaataaaatatactcgtaattaGAAGTTATAAAAGTAGGTTTGTAATACTGCATTACAAATGTTAATCTAACAATTTTAAGTAGTTAGTAAAAACTTGTTAATTTCCTATAATATTGAAAACTTTTTACTGAATTTTTACATTGGAATGAATCAAACTTC
This Pararge aegeria chromosome 3, ilParAegt1.1, whole genome shotgun sequence DNA region includes the following protein-coding sequences:
- the LOC120637457 gene encoding sperm axonemal maintenance protein CFAP97D1 — its product is MLSRREKLLVQPWEDRRFKDHRSKVHSALPAIDARSPAARPHVALKLKKCQRELDRKNKIQSDNFSLLQRLGAIMRVNRLDNHWEKPLPNFHKKVGQFYDADSMRRRLSSREPLSSPESFNGGRCYACEYRKMKSKQAFELVFENEDAIDLPPIKIY